From the Salmo trutta chromosome 2, fSalTru1.1, whole genome shotgun sequence genome, one window contains:
- the zc2hc1a gene encoding zinc finger C2HC domain-containing protein 1A isoform X1 — MEDFEDVEEAPPSNEELIPCKICGRSFFTKVLKKHTPICQKAAAKKRKVFDSGRQRAEGTEISTIKPIKSKSHTSTTTAKTVKPEPPKKQSNWRRKHEDFIATIRAAKGITQVMKDGGPLPPPPPPSYDPDYIQCPYCERRFSENAADRHMKFCKEQHARMQNKAKVPGAVDTKKTPARTQFKPPAPVKKANSPSVSAVPSSSRLPQRSVLGQPSGISSSKVPSAGSVRSAPSGYSPNRSAASGLTSPPSGVGGKPRPVGSYGSVKISQTSGGLNNRKAYSADKYNSRCDVKSENDVDNGGMMSRFCHECGTKYPVDWAKFCCECGVRRMCI; from the exons ATGGAGGACTTTGAAG ATGTGGAAGAGGCTCCGCCCTCCAACGAAGAGCTGATCCCCTGTAAAATATGTGGAAGGAGCTTCTTCACTAAAGTcctg AAGAAACATACCCCAATCTGTCAGAAAGCAGCAGCTAAGAAGAGGAAGGTGTTTGACTCTGGCCGGCAGAGAGCTGAGGGAACAGAGATCTCCACTATCAAACCCATCAAATCTAAG TCACACACTTCTACCACCACTGCTAAGACTGTGAAA CCGGAGCCTCCTAAGAAGCAGTCTAACTGGCGCAGGAAACACGAGGACTTCATTGCCACCATCAGAGCTGCCAAGGGCATCACTCAGGTCATGAAGGATGGGGGACCCttaccccctcctccaccaccctccTACGACCCAG ATTATATCCAGTGTCCATACTGCGAGAGGCGGTTCAGTGAGAATGCAGCAGACAGACACATGAAATTCTGTAAGGAGCAGCACGCTCGCATGCAGAATAAGGCCAAAGTACCCGGGGCTGTGGACACCAAGAAAACACCTGCACGCACACAG TTCAAGCCTCCTGCTCCTGTGAAGAAGGCTAACTCTCCTTCTGTGTCCGCTGTGCCCTCTTCCTCCCGTTTACCCCAGAGATCTGTCCTGGGCCAGCCCTCCG GGATTTCATCCAGTAAGGTTCCCTCTGCAGGATCAGTGAGGAGCGCTCCGTCTGGTTACTCTCCTAACCGCAGCGCCGCTTCTGGCCTCACTAGTCCACCTTCagg tgTTGGAGGTAAGCCCCGTCCAGTAGGTTCCTATGGCTCTGTGAAAATCTCTCAGACATCAGGGGGACTCAACAACAGGAAAGCCTACAGCGCAGACAAATACAACTCCAG GTGCGATGTCAAAAGTGAAAACGATGTGGATAATGGCGGAATGATGTCAAGGTTCTGCCACGAGTGTGGAACCAAGTACCCTGTAGACTGGGCCAAGTTCTGCTGTGAGTGTGGGGTCCGTAGGATGTGTATTTAA
- the zc2hc1a gene encoding zinc finger C2HC domain-containing protein 1A isoform X2 produces the protein MEDFEDVEEAPPSNEELIPCKICGRSFFTKVLKKHTPICQKAAAKKRKVFDSGRQRAEGTEISTIKPIKSKPEPPKKQSNWRRKHEDFIATIRAAKGITQVMKDGGPLPPPPPPSYDPDYIQCPYCERRFSENAADRHMKFCKEQHARMQNKAKVPGAVDTKKTPARTQFKPPAPVKKANSPSVSAVPSSSRLPQRSVLGQPSGISSSKVPSAGSVRSAPSGYSPNRSAASGLTSPPSGVGGKPRPVGSYGSVKISQTSGGLNNRKAYSADKYNSRCDVKSENDVDNGGMMSRFCHECGTKYPVDWAKFCCECGVRRMCI, from the exons ATGGAGGACTTTGAAG ATGTGGAAGAGGCTCCGCCCTCCAACGAAGAGCTGATCCCCTGTAAAATATGTGGAAGGAGCTTCTTCACTAAAGTcctg AAGAAACATACCCCAATCTGTCAGAAAGCAGCAGCTAAGAAGAGGAAGGTGTTTGACTCTGGCCGGCAGAGAGCTGAGGGAACAGAGATCTCCACTATCAAACCCATCAAATCTAAG CCGGAGCCTCCTAAGAAGCAGTCTAACTGGCGCAGGAAACACGAGGACTTCATTGCCACCATCAGAGCTGCCAAGGGCATCACTCAGGTCATGAAGGATGGGGGACCCttaccccctcctccaccaccctccTACGACCCAG ATTATATCCAGTGTCCATACTGCGAGAGGCGGTTCAGTGAGAATGCAGCAGACAGACACATGAAATTCTGTAAGGAGCAGCACGCTCGCATGCAGAATAAGGCCAAAGTACCCGGGGCTGTGGACACCAAGAAAACACCTGCACGCACACAG TTCAAGCCTCCTGCTCCTGTGAAGAAGGCTAACTCTCCTTCTGTGTCCGCTGTGCCCTCTTCCTCCCGTTTACCCCAGAGATCTGTCCTGGGCCAGCCCTCCG GGATTTCATCCAGTAAGGTTCCCTCTGCAGGATCAGTGAGGAGCGCTCCGTCTGGTTACTCTCCTAACCGCAGCGCCGCTTCTGGCCTCACTAGTCCACCTTCagg tgTTGGAGGTAAGCCCCGTCCAGTAGGTTCCTATGGCTCTGTGAAAATCTCTCAGACATCAGGGGGACTCAACAACAGGAAAGCCTACAGCGCAGACAAATACAACTCCAG GTGCGATGTCAAAAGTGAAAACGATGTGGATAATGGCGGAATGATGTCAAGGTTCTGCCACGAGTGTGGAACCAAGTACCCTGTAGACTGGGCCAAGTTCTGCTGTGAGTGTGGGGTCCGTAGGATGTGTATTTAA